One Festucalex cinctus isolate MCC-2025b chromosome 1, RoL_Fcin_1.0, whole genome shotgun sequence genomic region harbors:
- the LOC144018973 gene encoding uncharacterized protein LOC144018973 isoform X1, which yields MAGQVNAAANRTHKTTTTRSPNASMLTSRPTNLHWDVDNVASLLIKDPGRAARRLKEHLDVTCRHFALSTSTQRCKRGVQALLINSVNDKGGVPQPRTCIELAIRTIRGLRQATASCRIIICSPSCPSDLRVSCW from the exons ATGGCTGGCCAAGTCAATGCTGCTGCCAACCGGACACACAAGACGACGACGACAAGAAGCCCAAATGCATCCATGCTGACGTCTCGGCCCACCAACTTGCATTGGGATGTCGATAACGTAGCCTCACTACTTATAAAAG ATCCCGGACGAGCTGCTCGCCGTTTGAAGGAACATCTCGACGTGACATGTCGACACTTTGCCCTCAG CACCAGCACCCAAAGATGTAAAAGAGGAGTACAGGCATTGCTTATAAAtag tgtcaatgacaaggggggcgttccccagccccgcacctgcatcgagttggcaatcaggactataagaggactccgacaagcaacagccagctgtcggattattatttgctcaccatcgTGTCCAAGTGATCTCCGCGTTTCCTGTTGGtaa
- the LOC144018973 gene encoding uncharacterized protein LOC144018973 isoform X2 produces MAGQVNAAANRTHKTTTTRSPNASMLTSRPTNLHWDVDNVASLLIKDPGRAARRLKEHLDVTCRHFALSTSTQRCKRGVQALLINRCQPEGLEAKSGPPYRFMRPAKAK; encoded by the exons ATGGCTGGCCAAGTCAATGCTGCTGCCAACCGGACACACAAGACGACGACGACAAGAAGCCCAAATGCATCCATGCTGACGTCTCGGCCCACCAACTTGCATTGGGATGTCGATAACGTAGCCTCACTACTTATAAAAG ATCCCGGACGAGCTGCTCGCCGTTTGAAGGAACATCTCGACGTGACATGTCGACACTTTGCCCTCAG CACCAGCACCCAAAGATGTAAAAGAGGAGTACAGGCATTGCTTATAAAtag GTGTCAACCTGAAGGCCTGGAGGCCAAATCCGGCCCACCATATCGTTTTATGAGGCCCGCAAAAGCAAA ATGA